From [Clostridium] symbiosum, a single genomic window includes:
- a CDS encoding TetR/AcrR family transcriptional regulator, translating into MPKPFSPEERNQIQQLILEKSKELFVRYGFEKITIADITEATDIGKGTFYQFYKSKGELFVDVYAREWRRLQEELLQKYKGYTGDIAEIVLSYIRDNRKNLLGSPVLSIIYQRGTLKHISDKYGTQGLKEFSELNKSVLEELINSWSPGYNYELKMDSRILSGMMRSLSYLTYHRDEIGEDIFEDVINTFMESMALEIKANIAVKNE; encoded by the coding sequence ATGCCGAAACCGTTTTCTCCTGAAGAACGAAACCAGATACAACAACTGATTCTTGAAAAGTCGAAAGAGTTATTTGTACGTTATGGGTTTGAAAAAATTACGATTGCCGATATTACTGAGGCAACAGACATCGGAAAAGGAACTTTTTATCAGTTTTATAAATCAAAAGGAGAGCTTTTCGTCGATGTTTATGCCAGAGAATGGCGTAGGCTGCAAGAGGAATTATTGCAAAAATATAAGGGATATACCGGCGATATTGCTGAAATTGTCCTTTCCTATATCAGGGATAACCGAAAGAACTTACTGGGCAGTCCCGTACTAAGCATTATATACCAGCGTGGGACGCTGAAACATATCAGTGATAAATATGGAACTCAGGGATTGAAAGAGTTCAGTGAACTGAATAAATCAGTTCTGGAGGAACTGATTAACAGCTGGTCACCGGGATACAATTACGAACTGAAGATGGATTCACGGATCCTTTCCGGAATGATGCGTTCTCTCAGCTATCTGACTTACCACAGGGATGAAATCGGTGAAGATATATTTGAGGATGTCATTAACACGTTTATGGAGTCGATGGCTCTGGAAATAAAAGCAAATATTGCAGTTAAAAACGAATAA
- a CDS encoding nitronate monooxygenase family protein — protein MCNLKPLKIGELTARLPIIQGGMGVGISLSSLAGAVAKEGGVGIISTAQIGFREPDFAGDSQAANLRAIGTEFKKAREISPDGIIGFNIMVATRNYAEYVKAAVKAGANLIISGAGLPINLPEYVKGSATKIAPIVSSVKSAMVICKMWDRKYKTAPDLVVVEGPLAGGHLGFDRDKLHDLGADTEHAADTFKKAEYDDEIRGIIALVKEYAQKYEKEIPVVTAGGIYSHEDVMYQLELGADGVQVATRFVTTEECDAPMAYKQAYLDAREEDIIIVKSPVGMPGRAIRNHFLKEVEKGKQAITHCYRCLEKCDQAKIPYCITKALVNAVSGDEENALIFCGSNAWRADKIVTVHEVMQELCGSGQAVAVTE, from the coding sequence ATGTGTAATTTAAAACCGTTGAAAATAGGTGAGCTGACGGCGAGACTTCCTATTATTCAGGGCGGGATGGGAGTAGGCATCAGCCTCTCTTCTCTGGCGGGAGCCGTGGCAAAGGAAGGCGGAGTGGGAATTATATCCACAGCACAGATTGGTTTTCGGGAGCCGGATTTTGCCGGGGATTCCCAGGCGGCCAACTTAAGGGCCATCGGAACGGAATTTAAGAAGGCGAGAGAAATATCGCCGGACGGGATTATAGGATTTAACATCATGGTTGCCACCCGCAATTACGCCGAATACGTGAAGGCGGCGGTAAAGGCGGGAGCTAATCTGATTATTTCCGGAGCGGGGCTTCCCATCAACCTTCCGGAGTATGTAAAGGGTTCCGCGACAAAGATCGCGCCCATCGTGTCTTCCGTAAAATCTGCCATGGTCATCTGTAAGATGTGGGACAGGAAATATAAGACGGCCCCGGATCTGGTAGTGGTGGAGGGACCTCTGGCAGGCGGCCATCTCGGTTTTGACAGGGATAAACTTCATGATCTGGGAGCCGACACGGAGCACGCCGCAGATACATTCAAAAAAGCGGAGTATGATGACGAGATCAGGGGGATTATCGCCCTAGTCAAAGAATATGCACAGAAATATGAAAAAGAGATCCCGGTAGTAACGGCAGGAGGCATTTATTCCCACGAGGACGTGATGTACCAGCTTGAACTGGGAGCCGATGGTGTCCAGGTTGCCACACGCTTTGTAACCACGGAAGAGTGTGATGCGCCGATGGCATATAAGCAGGCATATCTGGATGCCAGGGAAGAGGATATCATCATCGTAAAGAGTCCGGTCGGAATGCCGGGACGTGCGATCAGGAACCATTTCCTGAAAGAAGTGGAAAAAGGAAAGCAGGCGATTACTCATTGTTACCGTTGTCTGGAGAAATGTGACCAGGCGAAGATACCGTACTGCATTACAAAGGCCCTTGTCAATGCGGTGAGCGGCGATGAAGAAAATGCCCTCATTTTCTGTGGAAGCAATGCATGGAGGGCCGATAAGATTGTGACGGTGCATGAGGTGATGCAGGAGTTGTGCGGCAGCGGACAGGCTGTAGCCGTAACGGAGTAA